One Neisseria sicca genomic region harbors:
- a CDS encoding LacI family DNA-binding transcriptional regulator has translation MATIYDVAAYAGVSPKTVSRVINGDAPVSDKTRAKVETAIAALGYIPSSAARVMRSNRSDLVGLITGAISRTGEYGGVHGLPDMFLIKGIQQKIREAGKTLMIADTDNRYEQIDPLVRTFMEHRAEGILYVTESHREIVLPEMPNRCPMVLVNCFDAAGTPSVLPDDERGQYDLVRNIIRHGHRRIAYITLQAGAEATRLRLAGYRRALDESDMVFDPDLVQTGITDFANDSEPLIAAVLKLLSLADPPTVICCGNDEMAVRVYGILRTRGVRVPEQVSVAGYDNHSAIAETLFPPLTSTELPYMRMGALAAEILFDIIETKETARPPVRVVGETIWRQSVTALK, from the coding sequence ATGGCTACAATTTATGATGTTGCTGCTTATGCGGGCGTCTCACCCAAAACGGTCAGCCGCGTCATCAACGGCGATGCGCCGGTCAGCGATAAAACCCGTGCAAAAGTCGAAACAGCGATTGCGGCTTTGGGTTATATCCCGTCTTCGGCGGCGCGGGTGATGCGGTCGAACCGCTCGGACTTGGTCGGACTGATTACCGGCGCCATCTCGCGTACGGGCGAATACGGCGGGGTACACGGTCTGCCGGATATGTTTTTAATCAAAGGCATCCAGCAGAAAATCCGCGAAGCGGGCAAAACGCTGATGATTGCGGATACGGACAACCGCTACGAGCAAATCGACCCTCTGGTCAGGACGTTTATGGAACACCGCGCGGAAGGCATTTTGTATGTAACCGAATCGCACCGCGAAATCGTCCTGCCCGAAATGCCCAACCGCTGCCCGATGGTTTTGGTCAACTGTTTCGACGCGGCGGGTACGCCGTCGGTTTTGCCGGACGACGAGCGCGGGCAATACGATTTGGTACGCAACATCATCCGTCACGGACACCGTCGTATCGCTTATATCACCTTGCAGGCGGGCGCAGAAGCGACGCGGCTGCGTTTGGCGGGCTACCGCCGCGCTTTGGACGAATCGGACATGGTGTTCGATCCTGACCTGGTGCAAACCGGCATCACCGATTTTGCCAACGACAGCGAGCCTTTGATTGCGGCAGTATTGAAATTATTGTCGCTTGCCGACCCGCCGACGGTCATTTGCTGCGGCAACGACGAAATGGCGGTCCGCGTTTACGGCATTTTGAGGACGCGCGGCGTGCGCGTTCCAGAGCAGGTGTCGGTGGCAGGTTACGACAACCACAGCGCGATTGCCGAAACCCTGTTCCCGCCGCTGACCAGCACTGAGCTGCCCTATATGCGCATGGGCGCGCTGGCGGCGGAAATCCTGTTCGACATTATCGAGACCAAAGAAACCGCCCGTCCGCCCGTTCGGGTTGTCGGAGAAACGATTTGGCGGCAGTCGGTCACGGCATTGAAGTAA
- the pgi gene encoding glucose-6-phosphate isomerase translates to MTAFTEAWQALEQHWLDTQHLHLRDRFAAEPDRFGNMHETLDGLLFDYSKNRLGEDTLQLLCRLAEASPLAGQMHAMQNGEKINLSEHRAVLHTALRLPPDAEPVYVDGENILPKIHRELDRALAFAESLNNGSHRGITDKPITDFVHIGIGGSDLGPRMCVEALKAYRQNIRVHFVSNSDDADISRTLAHLKPETTVFSIASKSFRTPETLLNAYAARAWYRDAGLPESGIYRHFCAISSDVAAARNFGIAPDNVFAMFDWVGGRYSVWSTIGLPVMVAVGTDRFRELLAGAHAMDTHFFQTPYRRNIPVLMALISIWYNNFQHADGQTAVPYSHNLRHLPSWLNQLDMESLGKNRTADGRPVPHTTGGIVFGEEGVNCQHAYFQLLHQGTRLIPCDFIVPMTTAYGINRQHRFTVANAFAQAEALMKGKTLEEARAELADLPEAERERLAPQKEFPGNRPSNSLLLSATDPRRLGMLMAAYEHRTFVQGAIWGINPFDQWGVEYGKELAKTIEPELDRGNPQHDSSTNGLIAFYRASQNR, encoded by the coding sequence ATGACCGCATTTACCGAAGCATGGCAAGCCCTTGAACAACACTGGCTCGACACACAACACCTCCACCTGCGCGACCGCTTCGCCGCCGAACCCGACCGCTTCGGCAATATGCACGAAACCCTCGACGGCCTCCTCTTCGATTACAGCAAAAACCGCCTCGGCGAAGACACTTTGCAACTTTTGTGCCGCCTTGCCGAAGCCTCGCCCCTAGCCGGACAAATGCACGCCATGCAAAACGGCGAAAAAATCAACCTCAGCGAACACCGCGCCGTCCTCCATACCGCCTTGCGCCTGCCGCCCGACGCCGAGCCCGTTTACGTTGACGGCGAAAACATCCTCCCCAAAATCCACCGCGAACTCGACCGCGCCCTCGCCTTCGCCGAATCACTCAACAACGGCAGCCACAGGGGCATCACCGACAAACCCATCACCGACTTCGTCCACATCGGCATAGGCGGCTCCGACCTCGGCCCCAGAATGTGCGTAGAAGCCCTCAAAGCCTACCGCCAAAACATCCGCGTCCACTTCGTCAGCAATTCAGACGACGCCGACATCAGCCGCACACTCGCCCACCTCAAGCCCGAAACCACCGTATTCAGCATCGCCAGCAAATCCTTCCGCACACCCGAAACCCTGCTCAACGCCTACGCCGCCCGCGCCTGGTATCGTGATGCAGGTTTGCCCGAGTCCGGCATCTACCGCCACTTCTGCGCCATCTCCTCCGACGTTGCCGCCGCCCGAAACTTCGGCATCGCACCCGACAACGTCTTCGCCATGTTCGACTGGGTCGGCGGACGCTATTCCGTCTGGTCGACCATCGGCCTGCCCGTCATGGTTGCCGTCGGCACAGACCGCTTCCGCGAACTCCTCGCCGGCGCGCACGCCATGGACACCCACTTCTTCCAAACCCCCTACCGCCGCAACATCCCCGTCCTCATGGCGCTCATCAGCATCTGGTACAACAACTTCCAGCACGCCGACGGACAAACCGCCGTCCCATACAGCCACAACCTACGCCACCTCCCCTCGTGGCTCAACCAGCTCGACATGGAAAGCCTCGGCAAAAACCGCACCGCCGACGGCCGGCCCGTCCCCCACACCACCGGCGGCATCGTCTTCGGCGAAGAAGGCGTCAACTGCCAGCACGCCTATTTCCAACTCCTCCACCAAGGCACACGGCTCATCCCCTGCGACTTCATCGTCCCCATGACCACCGCCTACGGCATCAACCGCCAACACCGCTTCACCGTCGCCAACGCCTTCGCCCAAGCAGAAGCCCTGATGAAAGGCAAAACCCTCGAAGAAGCCCGCGCCGAACTTGCCGACCTGCCCGAAGCCGAACGCGAACGCCTCGCCCCGCAAAAAGAATTCCCCGGCAACCGCCCGAGCAACAGCCTCCTCCTCAGCGCCACCGATCCCCGCCGCCTCGGCATGCTCATGGCGGCATACGAACACCGCACCTTCGTCCAAGGCGCAATTTGGGGCATCAACCCCTTTGACCAATGGGGCGTCGAATACGGCAAAGAACTCGCTAAAACCATCGAACCCGAACTCGACCGCGGAAACCCGCAGCACGACAGTTCCACCAACGGCCTCATCGCCTTCTACCGTGCCAGCCAAAACCGATAG
- a CDS encoding MFS transporter: MKISPQVSLTLRQIMLMNFGFFGIQYSFGLQQTAINPIFSFLQADPAKLPYLNMAGPITGLLVQPLIGAMSDRTWIPGLGRRRPYFLLGAIGCSLCLFFYPHVTALWVAVLLLWLLDISNNTAMEPFRAFIADTVPERQQSTGFLMQSVFTGLGITLANISLYAFKKIDWLNQTSEAGIPYWVFGSFYIGAVCSIGSVLVTVLSTPEHEPSPEELAAIKAQSGGPVEAIKEIYHAIKDMPKPLWQLASVYLFQWYALFIYWQYISHSLAKSIWNATSANKVAYEDAVAWTGVVNGFYNVVTFISAFGLMWMARKYAAKYVHAFAVTLAALALLAIPHVTDKNMMLAPMIGFGIGWASMMGVPFMIVVHSIPKERYGVYMGIVNMMIVIPMLIQTLTFSKIYENLLGADPGHAMTFAGVLLIIAAVLTLTIKTSNKPYGVESAN, from the coding sequence ATGAAGATTTCCCCACAAGTATCCCTGACGCTTCGCCAGATTATGCTGATGAACTTCGGCTTCTTCGGCATTCAATACAGCTTCGGTTTGCAGCAAACCGCCATCAACCCGATTTTCAGTTTCTTACAAGCTGACCCTGCAAAACTGCCTTACCTCAATATGGCAGGACCGATTACCGGTTTGCTGGTGCAGCCCCTTATCGGTGCAATGAGCGACCGTACATGGATTCCCGGACTCGGTCGCCGCCGTCCGTATTTCCTGCTCGGCGCCATCGGTTGCAGCTTGTGTTTGTTCTTCTATCCGCACGTTACCGCATTGTGGGTTGCCGTATTGCTGCTGTGGCTCTTAGACATCAGCAACAATACCGCCATGGAGCCTTTCCGCGCCTTCATCGCCGATACCGTTCCCGAACGCCAGCAATCCACCGGCTTTTTGATGCAGTCAGTGTTTACCGGCTTGGGTATTACCCTTGCCAACATATCGCTCTATGCCTTCAAGAAAATCGACTGGTTGAACCAAACCTCCGAAGCGGGCATCCCCTACTGGGTATTCGGCTCGTTCTATATTGGCGCCGTCTGCTCCATCGGCTCTGTTTTAGTGACCGTATTGTCCACCCCCGAACATGAGCCGTCTCCTGAAGAGCTGGCGGCGATTAAAGCTCAATCCGGCGGTCCTGTTGAAGCCATTAAAGAAATTTACCATGCTATTAAAGACATGCCGAAACCCTTGTGGCAGCTCGCTTCGGTTTACCTCTTCCAATGGTACGCACTCTTCATCTACTGGCAATACATCTCCCACAGTCTCGCCAAATCTATATGGAATGCTACCTCTGCCAACAAAGTCGCATATGAGGACGCAGTGGCATGGACCGGTGTGGTCAATGGTTTTTACAACGTCGTGACCTTTATTTCTGCCTTCGGATTGATGTGGATGGCGCGCAAATACGCCGCCAAATACGTCCATGCCTTTGCCGTTACCCTTGCCGCACTCGCCCTTTTGGCGATTCCGCATGTTACCGATAAAAACATGATGCTCGCCCCGATGATCGGCTTCGGTATCGGCTGGGCAAGTATGATGGGCGTGCCGTTTATGATTGTCGTGCATTCCATCCCGAAAGAGCGCTACGGCGTGTATATGGGCATCGTCAACATGATGATCGTGATTCCGATGCTGATCCAAACCCTTACCTTCAGTAAAATCTATGAGAACTTGCTCGGCGCCGACCCGGGACATGCCATGACTTTTGCCGGTGTCCTCCTTATCATCGCCGCCGTACTGACCCTGACCATCAAAACGTCAAACAAACCTTATGGCGTAGAATCGGCAAACTGA
- a CDS encoding peptide chain release factor 3 has protein sequence MSQEILDQVRRRRTFAIISHPDAGKTTLTEKLLLFSGAIQSAGTVKGKKTGKFATSDWMEIEKQRGISVASSVMQFDYKDHTVNLLDTPGHQDFSEDTYRVLTAVDSALMVIDAAKGVEAQTIKLLNVCRLRNTPIVTFMNKYDREVRDSLELLDEVENILKIRCAPVTWPIGMGKNFKGVYHILNDEIYLFEAGGERLPHEFDIIKGIDNPELEQRFPLEIQQLRDEIELVQAASNEFNLDEFLAGELTPVFFGSAINNFGIQEILNSLIDWAPAPKPRDATVRMVEPDEPKFSGFIFKIQANMDPKHRDRIAFLRVCSGKFERGMKMKHLRINREIAASSVVTFMSHDRELVEEAYAGDIIGIPNHGNIQIGDSFSEGEQLAFTGIPFFAPELFRSVRIKNPLKIKQLQKGLQQLGEEGAVQVFKPMSGADLILGAVGVLQFEVVTSRLANEYGVEAVFDNASIWSARWVSCDDKKKLAEFEKANAGNLAIDAGGNLAYLAPNRVNLGLTQERWPDIVFHETREHSVKL, from the coding sequence ATGTCCCAAGAAATCCTCGACCAAGTGCGCCGCCGCCGCACGTTTGCCATCATCTCCCACCCCGACGCGGGTAAAACCACGCTGACCGAAAAGCTGTTGCTGTTTTCAGGCGCGATTCAGAGCGCGGGTACGGTAAAAGGCAAGAAAACCGGCAAATTCGCCACCTCCGACTGGATGGAAATCGAGAAGCAGCGCGGCATTTCCGTCGCTTCGTCAGTGATGCAGTTCGACTACAAAGACCACACCGTCAACCTCTTGGACACGCCGGGACACCAAGACTTCTCCGAAGACACCTACCGCGTTTTGACCGCCGTGGACAGCGCGTTGATGGTCATCGACGCGGCAAAAGGCGTGGAAGCGCAAACCATCAAACTCTTGAACGTCTGCCGCCTGCGCAATACACCGATTGTGACGTTCATGAACAAATACGACCGCGAAGTGCGCGATTCTTTGGAATTGCTGGACGAAGTGGAAAACATTTTAAAAATCCGTTGCGCACCCGTCACTTGGCCGATCGGCATGGGCAAAAACTTCAAAGGCGTGTACCACATCCTGAACGACGAAATCTATCTCTTTGAAGCCGGCGGTGAACGCCTGCCGCACGAGTTCGACATCATCAAAGGCATCGACAATCCTGAACTGGAACAACGCTTTCCGCTCGAAATCCAGCAGTTGCGCGACGAAATCGAATTGGTGCAGGCGGCTTCCAATGAGTTCAATCTCGACGAATTTCTCGCCGGCGAACTCACGCCCGTATTCTTCGGCTCGGCGATTAACAACTTCGGTATTCAGGAAATCCTCAATTCATTGATCGACTGGGCACCCGCACCGAAACCGCGCGACGCGACCGTACGCATGGTCGAGCCTGACGAGCCGAAGTTCTCCGGATTTATCTTTAAAATCCAAGCCAATATGGACCCGAAACACCGCGACCGCATCGCCTTTTTGCGCGTCTGCTCCGGCAAATTCGAGCGCGGTATGAAGATGAAACACCTGCGCATCAACCGCGAAATCGCCGCCTCCAGCGTGGTTACATTCATGTCGCACGACCGCGAGCTGGTGGAAGAAGCCTACGCAGGCGACATCATCGGCATCCCGAACCACGGCAACATCCAAATCGGCGACAGCTTCTCCGAAGGCGAACAACTGGCGTTCACCGGCATCCCTTTCTTCGCGCCCGAACTGTTCCGCAGCGTCCGCATCAAAAACCCGCTGAAAATCAAGCAACTGCAAAAAGGTTTGCAACAGCTCGGCGAAGAAGGCGCGGTGCAGGTCTTCAAACCGATGAGCGGCGCAGATTTGATTTTGGGCGCGGTCGGCGTGTTGCAGTTTGAAGTCGTTACCTCGCGCCTCGCCAACGAATACGGCGTAGAAGCCGTGTTCGACAACGCATCCATCTGGTCGGCACGCTGGGTATCGTGCGACGACAAGAAAAAGCTGGCGGAGTTTGAAAAAGCCAATGCGGGCAATCTGGCGATAGATGCAGGCGGAAACCTCGCCTACCTCGCCCCCAACCGCGTGAATTTGGGACTCACGCAGGAACGCTGGCCGGACATCGTGTTCCACGAAACGCGCGAGCATTCGGTGAAACTGTAA
- a CDS encoding alanine/glycine:cation symporter family protein, which translates to MEKTLSALVGAVNLILWDYLLIYALLGIGLFFTLYLGAPQITKFGEGLKSVFGGLFSKKDKDDKSLSQFQALAVAVSAQIGTGNVAGVATAITAGGPGAIFWMWLSAVLGMSTIFAEALLAQKYRVVSHGKYIGGPAFYITHGLTPKIGRGAARFLSGFFSIALIIALGFIGNATQANSIASSVTIAFNVPALAVGITLAILAGMIIVGGVNRIANIAQFVVPFMAIIYILCAVVILFEFSDHIVPMFNHIFTAAFNPEAVLGGAAGIGMREAVRYGVARGLFSNEAGMGSTPHAHATADVNHPVQQGLAAFIGVFIDTILVCTATALIILLTDANLSGEQGAAVTQFAFSKAFPGFGSQLLAVCLTFFAFTTIIGWYYFGESNIRFLFRGKHLGIYRALVLLAIVLGTLGKVDLVWSLSDMFNGFMVIPNLIALFLLRKEIRAVYNDYLAQKKAGKGLSYQYEFHEFHDKA; encoded by the coding sequence ATGGAAAAAACATTGTCTGCACTGGTGGGCGCAGTCAATCTGATTCTGTGGGACTACCTGCTGATTTACGCCCTTTTGGGCATCGGCCTGTTTTTCACACTCTATCTGGGTGCGCCGCAGATTACCAAATTTGGCGAAGGTCTCAAATCCGTCTTTGGCGGCTTGTTTTCCAAAAAAGACAAAGACGATAAATCTTTGTCGCAATTCCAAGCACTCGCCGTTGCCGTCTCCGCCCAAATCGGCACGGGCAACGTCGCCGGCGTGGCAACCGCCATTACCGCAGGCGGGCCGGGCGCGATTTTTTGGATGTGGCTTTCCGCCGTTTTGGGGATGTCCACGATTTTTGCCGAAGCCCTGCTCGCGCAAAAATACCGCGTCGTCAGCCACGGCAAATACATCGGCGGCCCCGCGTTCTACATCACACACGGCCTGACCCCGAAAATCGGGCGCGGCGCGGCGCGTTTCTTATCGGGCTTCTTCTCCATCGCCCTGATTATCGCACTGGGTTTTATCGGTAACGCCACGCAGGCAAACTCCATCGCCTCCTCCGTTACCATCGCCTTTAACGTACCGGCATTGGCAGTAGGCATCACCCTCGCCATCCTTGCGGGCATGATTATCGTCGGCGGCGTAAACCGCATCGCCAACATCGCCCAATTCGTCGTACCGTTTATGGCGATTATCTATATTTTGTGTGCGGTCGTTATCTTGTTTGAATTCTCCGACCACATCGTACCGATGTTCAACCACATCTTTACCGCCGCCTTCAATCCCGAAGCCGTTTTAGGCGGCGCAGCGGGTATCGGTATGCGCGAAGCCGTCCGTTACGGCGTGGCACGCGGGCTGTTCTCCAACGAAGCCGGTATGGGTTCGACGCCGCACGCGCACGCTACCGCCGACGTGAACCACCCTGTTCAACAAGGCTTGGCGGCATTTATCGGCGTCTTCATCGACACCATCTTGGTCTGCACCGCCACCGCACTGATTATCCTCCTGACCGATGCCAACCTTTCCGGCGAACAAGGTGCGGCGGTTACCCAATTTGCCTTCAGTAAAGCCTTCCCCGGCTTCGGTTCGCAACTGCTCGCCGTCTGCCTGACCTTCTTCGCCTTCACCACCATCATCGGCTGGTACTACTTCGGCGAGTCCAACATCCGCTTCCTCTTCAGGGGAAAACACTTGGGCATCTACCGCGCGCTCGTGCTGCTGGCTATCGTGTTGGGCACGCTGGGCAAAGTCGATTTGGTTTGGAGCCTGTCCGATATGTTCAACGGCTTCATGGTCATCCCCAACTTAATCGCCCTATTCCTCCTGCGCAAAGAAATCCGCGCCGTTTACAACGATTATCTGGCGCAGAAAAAAGCAGGCAAAGGCTTGTCCTACCAATATGAATTCCACGAATTCCACGACAAGGCTTAA
- the dapD gene encoding 2,3,4,5-tetrahydropyridine-2,6-dicarboxylate N-succinyltransferase — protein sequence MSLQNIIETAFENRADITPTTVTPEVKEAVLETIRQLDSGKLRVAERLGVGEWKVNEWAKKAVLLSFRIQDNEVLNDGVNKYFDKVPTKFADWSEDEFRAAGFRAVPGAVARRGSFVAKNVVLMPSYVNIGAYVDEGAMVDTWATVGSCAQIGKNVHLSGGVGIGGVLEPLQASPTIIEDNCFIGARSEIVEGVIVEEGSVISMGVFIGQSTKILDRTTGEIYQGRVPAGSVVVSGSMPSKDGSHSLYCAVIVKRVDAQTRAKTSVNELLRGI from the coding sequence ATGTCTTTGCAAAACATCATCGAAACCGCCTTTGAAAACCGCGCGGACATCACCCCGACCACCGTTACCCCCGAAGTCAAAGAAGCCGTGTTGGAAACCATCCGCCAACTCGATTCAGGCAAATTGCGCGTCGCCGAACGCTTGGGCGTGGGCGAATGGAAAGTCAACGAATGGGCGAAAAAAGCCGTGTTGTTGTCGTTCCGCATCCAAGACAACGAAGTTCTCAACGACGGCGTGAACAAATACTTTGACAAAGTGCCGACCAAGTTTGCCGACTGGTCGGAAGACGAATTCCGCGCCGCCGGTTTCCGCGCCGTACCCGGTGCCGTTGCGCGCCGCGGCAGCTTTGTTGCTAAAAACGTCGTTTTGATGCCGTCTTATGTCAACATCGGTGCATACGTTGACGAAGGCGCGATGGTCGATACTTGGGCGACTGTCGGCTCTTGCGCCCAAATCGGTAAAAACGTCCACTTGAGCGGCGGCGTCGGCATCGGCGGCGTACTCGAACCCCTGCAGGCCAGCCCGACCATCATTGAAGACAACTGTTTCATCGGCGCGCGTTCCGAAATCGTTGAAGGCGTGATTGTCGAAGAAGGCAGCGTGATTTCCATGGGCGTGTTCATCGGACAATCCACCAAAATTCTCGACCGCACTACCGGCGAAATCTACCAAGGCCGCGTACCGGCAGGCTCTGTCGTTGTGTCCGGCAGCATGCCTTCCAAAGACGGCAGCCACAGCCTCTACTGCGCCGTCATCGTCAAACGCGTGGACGCACAAACCCGCGCCAAAACCAGCGTCAATGAATTGTTGCGCGGTATTTAA
- a CDS encoding DUF4189 domain-containing protein, producing the protein MRVLIFTLFGLISSNLYAHNCGGEFQPATGTCRIIGPDGQQILYNSDPPQSGNQSGTSSSRSITVQVPSKFGALAYSSRAGYITGSLNHNSKAEAQQAAIQRCQQGSKTPCKAIAWVRNGCVAAAEGKIKNKFVVVDGAGHPGTAEQIALQNCRKGGLTECKILAPEGCSLP; encoded by the coding sequence ATGAGAGTTTTAATTTTTACGTTATTTGGATTAATTAGTTCCAATCTCTATGCGCATAACTGCGGAGGAGAATTCCAACCTGCAACTGGGACATGTCGAATTATCGGTCCTGATGGGCAACAGATTCTATATAATTCCGATCCGCCGCAATCGGGAAACCAAAGCGGTACTTCATCAAGTAGAAGCATTACTGTACAAGTCCCCTCCAAATTCGGAGCTTTAGCTTATAGTTCAAGGGCTGGTTATATTACAGGTTCTCTAAACCACAATTCCAAGGCAGAAGCCCAGCAAGCAGCAATCCAACGCTGTCAGCAAGGTAGTAAGACTCCCTGTAAAGCAATCGCATGGGTACGGAATGGTTGTGTTGCTGCGGCTGAAGGAAAAATTAAAAATAAATTCGTTGTGGTTGACGGGGCAGGTCATCCGGGAACTGCCGAGCAAATTGCTTTACAAAATTGCAGGAAAGGAGGATTGACAGAATGTAAAATCTTGGCTCCCGAAGGTTGTTCGTTGCCTTAA
- a CDS encoding IS3 family transposase gives MLYARRGRLPKGVKSPQPKADRKGQSQTVQALRAQHPLKYLLHIANLPKSSFYYHHQNRPDPDTADKALLVETYRRHKGRYGQRRIAAALGWNRKKAARLMKQLELKALIRAKKAYRHPAMGEISEHLLKRRFKARKPNEKWLTDVTELKGKDGKLYLSPILDLFNREIVAYAMSRRADSEMVKEMLEKAAPRLTAKGTMLHSDQGVLYRTAGYRELLAEHSMVQSMSRKANCWDNAPMESFFAVLKTECFYNAGELTVDELMKQIDDYMDYYNRERCSLKLKKLSPVAYRTQLAQSA, from the coding sequence GTGCTATATGCGCGCAGAGGTCGCCTACCTAAAGGAGTTAAAAGCCCTCAGCCAAAAGCAGACCGAAAAGGACAAAGCCAAACCGTCCAAGCACTGAGGGCGCAACACCCGCTCAAATACCTGCTGCACATCGCAAACCTGCCCAAAAGCAGCTTTTACTACCACCATCAAAACCGGCCTGACCCCGACACAGCTGACAAAGCCCTCCTTGTCGAAACCTACCGGCGGCATAAAGGACGCTACGGACAAAGGCGCATTGCCGCAGCATTGGGTTGGAACCGCAAAAAAGCGGCGCGGTTGATGAAGCAGTTGGAACTGAAAGCCCTCATACGGGCGAAAAAAGCCTACCGCCATCCCGCCATGGGCGAAATATCGGAACACCTCCTCAAACGCCGGTTCAAAGCCCGAAAGCCCAACGAAAAATGGCTGACCGACGTTACCGAACTCAAAGGGAAGGACGGCAAACTGTACCTCTCGCCAATCTTGGACTTGTTCAACCGCGAGATCGTCGCCTACGCCATGAGCCGCAGAGCCGACAGCGAAATGGTGAAGGAAATGCTCGAAAAAGCCGCACCCCGTCTGACTGCTAAAGGAACGATGCTTCATTCGGACCAAGGTGTGCTGTACCGTACGGCGGGGTATAGGGAATTGCTTGCGGAGCATTCCATGGTTCAAAGCATGTCGCGAAAGGCGAACTGTTGGGACAATGCGCCGATGGAAAGCTTCTTTGCGGTGTTAAAGACGGAGTGTTTCTATAACGCAGGTGAATTGACGGTAGATGAATTGATGAAGCAGATAGATGACTATATGGATTACTACAACCGGGAGCGTTGCAGTTTGAAATTGAAAAAGCTGAGTCCTGTCGCATACAGAACCCAGCTTGCACAGAGCGCCTGA
- a CDS encoding YebC/PmpR family DNA-binding transcriptional regulator, with translation MAGHSKWANIQHKKARQDAKRGKIFTRLIKEITVAARMGGGDPGANPRLRLALEKAAENNMPKDNVQRAIDKGTGNLEGVEYIELRYEGYGIGGAALMVDCLTDNKTRTVADVRHAFTKNGGNLGTDGCVAFNFVHQGYLVFEPGVDEDVLMEAALEAGAEDVIANDDGSIEVITAPNDWAGVKAALEAAGYKSVDGDVTMRAQNETELSGEDAVKMQKLIDALEDLDDVQDVYTSAVLNLD, from the coding sequence ATGGCAGGTCATAGCAAGTGGGCGAATATCCAGCATAAAAAAGCCCGTCAAGATGCCAAACGCGGCAAAATCTTCACCCGTCTGATTAAAGAAATCACCGTCGCAGCCCGCATGGGCGGCGGCGATCCCGGCGCCAACCCGCGCCTGCGCCTGGCTTTGGAAAAAGCCGCCGAAAACAATATGCCCAAAGACAACGTGCAACGCGCCATCGACAAAGGTACGGGCAATTTGGAAGGCGTGGAATACATCGAGTTGCGCTACGAAGGCTACGGCATCGGCGGCGCGGCGCTAATGGTGGACTGTCTGACCGACAACAAAACCCGCACCGTCGCCGACGTGCGCCATGCGTTCACCAAAAACGGCGGCAACTTGGGCACCGACGGCTGCGTAGCGTTCAACTTTGTGCATCAAGGTTATTTGGTGTTTGAGCCCGGCGTTGACGAAGACGTGCTGATGGAAGCCGCTCTGGAAGCCGGTGCGGAAGACGTGATTGCCAACGACGACGGCTCCATCGAAGTCATCACCGCCCCGAACGATTGGGCGGGCGTGAAAGCGGCATTGGAAGCCGCAGGCTACAAATCCGTTGACGGCGACGTCACCATGCGCGCCCAAAACGAAACCGAACTCTCCGGCGAAGACGCCGTCAAAATGCAGAAACTGATTGATGCGCTGGAAGATTTGGACGACGTGCAGGACGTTTACACCTCCGCCGTCTTGAATCTGGATTAA
- a CDS encoding helix-turn-helix domain-containing protein, which translates to MSKYTLHFKYQAVLHYLHIRSQQRTADHYGISRTHLRRWIRAYQEGGIGALEHPQSKTMPQHRKNPFIADKPDQEKTQAELIEELCYMRAEVAYLKELKALSQKQTEKDKAKPSKH; encoded by the coding sequence ATGAGCAAATATACATTACACTTCAAATACCAAGCCGTACTCCACTACCTGCATATACGCAGCCAACAGCGTACCGCAGACCACTACGGCATTTCCCGAACCCACCTGAGACGATGGATACGCGCCTATCAAGAAGGCGGTATCGGCGCACTCGAACATCCCCAATCCAAAACCATGCCCCAACACCGCAAAAACCCCTTCATCGCAGATAAACCCGACCAAGAAAAAACACAGGCAGAGCTTATCGAAGAGTTGTGCTATATGCGCGCAGAGGTCGCCTACCTAAAGGAGTTAAAAGCCCTCAGCCAAAAGCAGACCGAAAAGGACAAAGCCAAACCGTCCAAGCACTGA